Proteins from one Dehalococcoidia bacterium genomic window:
- a CDS encoding DegV family protein, protein MTVKIVTDSTSDITASLAEELGITVVPLTVFFGHESFRDRIDITTDEFYRRLTQENIYPTTTQPAPGAFADAYQKLLKDNDEILAIVLSSKLSGTYKSAVNAVSIVEGKCRIEVIDSQLTAMSLGLTAISAAKMASKKGATLKEISQAIKLKLPRTNSIMAFDTLKFLAKGGRIGKAQGLLGSLLAVKPVLTLKEGEVTPLTRLRSMSAAADYLYNHVAAMPRVEALAVEHATTPHEADVLVARLGAIYPEENIYRSVVSPVLGTYMGPNVLSVSFIEDK, encoded by the coding sequence ATGACCGTCAAGATTGTCACCGACAGCACGTCTGACATCACCGCCAGCTTGGCCGAGGAACTGGGAATCACTGTGGTACCTCTCACGGTGTTTTTCGGGCATGAATCCTTCCGTGACCGCATCGATATTACGACTGACGAGTTTTACCGCAGGTTGACCCAGGAGAACATCTATCCTACCACCACCCAGCCGGCGCCTGGAGCATTTGCAGACGCTTACCAGAAGCTGTTGAAGGATAACGACGAGATTCTCGCCATTGTTTTATCGAGCAAACTTAGCGGCACGTACAAATCCGCTGTCAACGCCGTGAGCATAGTGGAGGGAAAGTGTCGCATAGAGGTAATCGATTCCCAGCTTACGGCCATGAGCCTCGGCTTGACAGCGATATCCGCCGCGAAAATGGCTTCAAAAAAGGGCGCTACGCTCAAGGAAATAAGTCAGGCCATTAAGCTGAAATTGCCCCGCACCAATTCCATAATGGCATTCGATACCCTCAAATTTCTGGCCAAAGGCGGCAGGATAGGGAAAGCCCAGGGTTTACTGGGTTCACTCCTGGCTGTGAAGCCGGTGCTGACGTTAAAAGAAGGGGAAGTGACCCCGTTAACCCGCCTGCGTTCGATGTCGGCGGCGGCAGATTACCTTTACAATCACGTTGCCGCTATGCCACGCGTAGAAGCACTGGCAGTAGAGCACGCCACAACTCCTCACGAAGCTGACGTTCTGGTGGCGCGTCTGGGCGCCATTTATCCCGAGGAGAACATCTACCGTTCCGTTGTCAGCCCGGTGCTCGGTACTTATATGGGGCCCAACGTTCTGTCCGTGTCTTTTATCGAAGATAAGTAG
- a CDS encoding argininosuccinate synthase — translation MMDKVVLAYSGGLDTSVAIKWIKDKYGLDVIAVTVDVGNEKDFGTVREKALKVGAIKALVIDAKKDFVNDYIFPTLKAGSLYESVYPMATSLARPLIAKLLTEVALKEGAAAIAHGCTGKGNDQVRFEVAINTLAPHIKIIAPAREWGMTREDTIKYASKNGISVPVKSGHAYSVDENLWGRSVECGVLEDPWAEPPEEVYAWTKSPTTSPAKPDYSEIEFDKGIPVACDGEKMDGVALITKLNELAGKHGVGRIDHVENRLVGIKSREIYEAPAAILLLAAHQALEDLTLAKDQSRFKARVAAEFADLIYNGLWFTANRLDMSAYVDSTQRFVTGTVRVKLFKGACTVVGRKSSYSLYSHGLATYEKGDQFDQSAAPGFIHIFGLPVKTQAKLQPLFDMGPKNKTKGKGK, via the coding sequence ATTATGGATAAAGTTGTTCTGGCTTATAGCGGCGGACTGGATACCTCGGTTGCCATAAAGTGGATTAAAGACAAATATGGCCTCGACGTTATAGCGGTGACTGTAGATGTGGGCAACGAAAAGGATTTTGGCACCGTGCGCGAAAAAGCCCTCAAGGTTGGCGCTATCAAGGCGCTGGTCATCGACGCCAAGAAAGACTTTGTTAACGATTATATCTTTCCCACTCTCAAAGCTGGCAGCCTGTACGAGAGCGTATATCCTATGGCCACCTCGCTGGCGCGCCCGCTCATCGCTAAATTGCTTACCGAAGTGGCACTCAAAGAGGGCGCTGCCGCCATCGCCCACGGCTGCACCGGCAAGGGCAACGACCAGGTGCGCTTCGAGGTCGCCATCAATACGCTGGCGCCTCACATCAAGATAATCGCCCCCGCCCGCGAGTGGGGCATGACACGCGAGGATACCATAAAATATGCCTCGAAAAACGGCATCTCTGTGCCGGTAAAATCAGGCCACGCGTATTCGGTGGATGAGAACCTGTGGGGCCGCAGTGTGGAATGCGGCGTATTGGAAGACCCCTGGGCTGAGCCGCCCGAAGAGGTGTATGCCTGGACCAAGTCCCCGACGACTTCACCAGCAAAGCCGGATTACAGCGAGATAGAGTTCGACAAGGGCATCCCCGTCGCCTGTGACGGCGAGAAGATGGACGGCGTAGCTCTTATCACCAAGCTCAACGAGCTGGCGGGCAAACACGGCGTGGGCCGCATCGACCACGTGGAAAACCGGCTGGTCGGCATCAAGAGCCGCGAGATCTACGAGGCACCAGCGGCCATCCTGCTCCTTGCGGCGCATCAAGCTCTCGAAGACCTGACGCTGGCCAAGGACCAGTCGCGCTTCAAGGCCAGGGTAGCCGCCGAATTCGCCGACCTTATCTATAATGGTTTGTGGTTCACCGCCAACCGGCTGGACATGTCGGCCTACGTGGACAGCACGCAGCGATTTGTGACCGGCACGGTGCGCGTGAAGCTCTTTAAGGGCGCTTGCACTGTAGTCGGGCGCAAGTCATCATATTCCCTCTACAGCCATGGACTGGCCACCTATGAAAAAGGCGACCAGTTCGACCAGAGCGCCGCCCCCGGCTTCATCCACATCTTCGGCTTACCGGTAAAGACGCAGGCGAAGTTGCAGCCGCTTTTCGATATGGGGCCCAAGAATAAAACTAAGGGCAAAGGCAAATAG
- the argB gene encoding acetylglutamate kinase — MTVIKLGGSIIDSKDSAVADILRLSETGYRVVLVHGGAKLVTRWMADQGVVAEFYQGERITDAKSLSVVTAVLAGLANKETTAALIDAGAKAAGVSGVDGSLIEGRVRDPKLGYLGDVVKVNPQVLEALLDAGFIPVVAPVSLNKEGRKQEDPLLLNINGDTVAGEIAAAMRVEKLVFLTDVDGIKDASGNILTDITTAQVEELLSSGVAYGGMIPKLNACLKAARAGTTCRIVDGRKPHAIIDAIGGSQNGSTITATRR; from the coding sequence CTGACCGTCATCAAGCTGGGCGGGTCCATCATAGACAGCAAGGACTCGGCAGTGGCGGATATCTTGCGCCTCTCGGAAACCGGCTACCGAGTGGTGCTGGTGCACGGGGGCGCCAAGCTGGTGACCAGATGGATGGCCGACCAGGGCGTGGTAGCCGAGTTTTATCAGGGTGAGCGCATCACTGACGCTAAATCCCTTTCCGTTGTAACGGCCGTATTGGCTGGGCTGGCCAACAAGGAAACGACGGCGGCACTCATAGACGCCGGAGCGAAAGCGGCGGGAGTGAGCGGCGTGGACGGCAGTCTCATCGAGGGGAGGGTGCGCGACCCCAAGCTGGGCTACCTGGGTGACGTGGTCAAGGTGAATCCACAGGTGCTGGAAGCGCTACTTGATGCCGGATTTATTCCGGTGGTGGCCCCAGTTTCTCTCAACAAGGAGGGGCGAAAACAGGAAGACCCGTTGCTGCTCAATATTAACGGGGACACGGTGGCTGGCGAAATTGCCGCCGCCATGAGAGTGGAAAAACTTGTTTTTTTAACGGATGTCGATGGTATCAAGGACGCCTCCGGAAACATCTTGACCGATATCACGACCGCACAAGTCGAAGAGTTGCTGTCGTCCGGCGTGGCTTACGGCGGTATGATACCCAAGCTCAATGCCTGTCTCAAAGCTGCCAGAGCAGGTACCACGTGCCGCATTGTAGATGGGCGCAAACCACATGCGATTATAGATGCCATCGGGGGAAGCCAGAACGGCAGCACAATCACCGCTACCAGGAGATGA
- a CDS encoding ArsR family transcriptional regulator yields the protein MSDWSFITTHGLVLASIAKHPRSTARDIGDMVGVTERTAHKIIIDLEEAGYITKTKVGRKNKYTIHPGMPLADEASDAAVGELLVMLGWKRRRRQTAKALV from the coding sequence ATGTCAGACTGGTCTTTTATCACGACACACGGTCTGGTGCTGGCTTCGATAGCCAAGCATCCGCGCAGCACGGCGCGTGATATCGGCGACATGGTAGGTGTCACCGAAAGGACCGCTCACAAGATTATCATCGACCTCGAAGAAGCCGGTTACATCACCAAGACCAAGGTCGGGCGCAAAAATAAGTACACCATTCACCCCGGTATGCCCCTGGCTGATGAGGCCAGTGACGCGGCGGTAGGCGAACTCCTGGTTATGCTCGGCTGGAAGCGCCGCCGCCGTCAAACCGCCAAAGCGCTGGTATAG
- a CDS encoding peptidylprolyl isomerase, with protein MKNSTIRLLIPVVCSMAVALSGCGGSPAHTQRWSSPPAMQIDTSKTYYAVFNTSMGSFKIKLFAAEAPKTVNNFVFLARQKFYDGTIFHRIIKPFMIQGGDPLGTGMGGPGYNIPDELPVKYSYDPGIIAMANTGRANTGGSQFFICTGTDAASLNKSPIYTQFGKVVEGMDVVLKIAAVPVVSANGEVSKPVKPPVIKTITIEES; from the coding sequence ATGAAAAATTCCACTATCAGATTGCTCATTCCTGTCGTATGCTCAATGGCCGTGGCACTTAGCGGCTGCGGCGGGTCTCCTGCCCACACCCAGCGGTGGTCTTCTCCGCCCGCCATGCAGATAGATACATCGAAGACCTATTACGCAGTTTTCAATACCAGCATGGGTAGCTTCAAGATAAAACTATTCGCTGCCGAAGCCCCCAAAACAGTCAACAATTTTGTCTTTCTCGCCAGACAAAAATTCTATGACGGCACTATATTCCACCGCATCATCAAGCCCTTTATGATACAGGGCGGCGACCCGCTGGGCACCGGGATGGGTGGCCCTGGCTATAATATCCCGGATGAATTGCCCGTTAAATATTCTTACGACCCGGGAATAATTGCTATGGCAAACACTGGACGCGCCAACACCGGAGGGAGTCAATTTTTTATCTGTACAGGAACTGACGCGGCCAGTCTGAATAAATCTCCTATTTACACTCAGTTTGGCAAGGTGGTAGAGGGTATGGATGTGGTGCTGAAGATAGCCGCCGTGCCGGTAGTGTCCGCAAACGGAGAGGTCAGCAAGCCGGTCAAACCGCCGGTCATCAAGACAATCACCATCGAGGAATCCTGA
- the argJ gene encoding bifunctional glutamate N-acetyltransferase/amino-acid acetyltransferase ArgJ, translating to MKTDLTYIPNGTVTSPRGFSAGATYGGINKHARYNLDVGILYSDVPCNAAGTFTTNKIKAASVLLCQRILPSKSVRAIVANSGCANASTGEFGQRDAQSMEAAAAAKIGVDMADVLVASTGVIGRRLPLELLNGAIGKIKLSPDGGHDMAKAIMTTDTVPKEIAIETGGFVIGGIAKGAGMIHPNMATMLSFLATDAPVELGFLEKSLKEAVDKSFNMISVDGDTSPNDSVIMLSNGLAGGEIIKEGSARAKCFQQALDAACIHLAKSVARDGEGATKLIEVNVSGAASISDARIAARTITSSPLVKSAIHGADPNWGRIVVAAGRSGAELVEAKMALDISDVPVVREGVPLPFDKDKLIEALGRDEVRINLDLNLGTSYSATAWGCDLSAEYVAINSEYTT from the coding sequence ATGAAAACCGACTTAACATATATCCCGAATGGCACTGTTACATCCCCCCGGGGCTTTAGCGCTGGAGCAACCTACGGGGGCATAAACAAACATGCCAGGTACAACCTCGATGTCGGCATTTTGTATAGCGATGTTCCCTGCAATGCCGCAGGCACCTTTACTACCAACAAAATTAAAGCCGCCTCTGTTTTGTTATGTCAAAGAATTCTGCCCTCTAAATCTGTGCGTGCGATTGTAGCCAATAGCGGCTGCGCCAATGCCAGCACCGGTGAGTTCGGGCAGCGCGATGCTCAGAGCATGGAAGCCGCCGCTGCCGCCAAAATTGGTGTGGACATGGCTGACGTTCTCGTCGCTAGCACAGGCGTTATCGGGCGCAGGCTGCCGCTGGAGTTGCTGAACGGCGCTATTGGCAAGATCAAGCTGTCTCCTGACGGCGGGCATGATATGGCCAAAGCCATCATGACTACCGATACAGTCCCGAAGGAAATCGCTATTGAAACCGGTGGATTCGTCATCGGCGGCATCGCCAAGGGCGCCGGCATGATCCACCCCAACATGGCCACTATGCTCTCTTTTCTAGCCACAGATGCTCCGGTGGAACTCGGATTTCTGGAGAAGTCTTTGAAAGAGGCCGTGGATAAGTCCTTCAACATGATTTCGGTAGACGGGGATACCTCACCTAACGACAGCGTTATCATGCTATCCAATGGGCTGGCAGGCGGCGAGATAATCAAGGAAGGATCCGCGAGAGCAAAGTGCTTTCAGCAGGCGCTAGATGCGGCTTGCATCCATCTGGCAAAATCGGTCGCCCGCGACGGCGAAGGCGCTACCAAACTTATAGAGGTGAATGTGAGCGGCGCGGCGAGCATCTCAGACGCCAGGATAGCGGCGCGCACCATTACCAGCTCTCCCCTGGTAAAAAGCGCCATACATGGGGCTGACCCCAACTGGGGGCGTATCGTAGTGGCGGCGGGGCGCAGCGGGGCTGAGCTGGTGGAAGCCAAAATGGCGCTCGACATAAGTGACGTTCCGGTGGTGCGGGAGGGCGTGCCGCTGCCTTTCGACAAGGATAAACTGATTGAGGCGCTCGGCCGCGATGAAGTACGGATAAACCTCGATTTAAATTTGGGCACATCTTATTCGGCTACCGCGTGGGGCTGCGACCTCTCGGCGGAATACGTGGCTATCAATAGCGAGTATACGACTTAA
- a CDS encoding acetylornithine transaminase: MNWPELEQKYYMPVFERMPVTLVRGRGVHVWDDKGRRYLDFVSGIAVNSLGHCHPAVVKAVNRQVRRLIHTSNLFYTMPQLELAELLVNHSAMKKVFFCNSGAEAVEGAVKLARRWGHVKLGGAYEVITAMGSFHGRTLAMVAATGQPKFQKPYEPLPSGFVNVDYNDIEAIKTATTAKTCAVLLEPVQGEGGVNIPDPEYLKQVRKWCDEKGILLILDEVQSGVGRCGSLFAYEQFGIEPDVLALAKGLAGGIPIGAFLATEKASVFARGEHGTTFGGNPLACSAGYAVLNYIIDNDIPGHAKSMGEGLLKGLANLKKDFTFITEVRGRGLLLAMEFDSDIAKGVALLCLEQGLLVNNLKPNLIRLIPPLIVQPKEIEKALTLLRKALKQASANLS, from the coding sequence ATGAATTGGCCAGAACTGGAACAAAAGTATTACATGCCCGTATTCGAGCGCATGCCTGTCACGCTCGTCAGGGGAAGAGGCGTACATGTCTGGGACGATAAGGGTCGCCGCTACCTCGATTTTGTATCCGGCATTGCCGTAAACAGCCTGGGACATTGCCATCCGGCGGTTGTCAAAGCGGTAAACAGGCAGGTACGAAGGCTCATACATACCTCCAACCTGTTCTATACGATGCCTCAGCTCGAGCTGGCGGAACTGCTGGTGAATCACAGCGCTATGAAAAAAGTTTTTTTCTGTAACAGCGGCGCCGAGGCCGTCGAGGGCGCGGTCAAGCTGGCAAGACGCTGGGGACATGTGAAACTGGGCGGCGCTTATGAGGTTATCACAGCTATGGGTTCGTTTCACGGGCGGACCCTTGCTATGGTCGCTGCCACCGGCCAGCCGAAGTTTCAGAAGCCCTACGAACCCCTGCCATCGGGTTTCGTTAATGTGGATTATAACGATATCGAAGCCATTAAAACGGCCACCACCGCGAAGACCTGTGCCGTACTGCTGGAACCCGTTCAGGGTGAAGGCGGCGTCAATATCCCGGACCCGGAGTATCTAAAACAGGTACGCAAATGGTGCGATGAAAAAGGCATACTGCTCATTCTGGATGAAGTGCAAAGCGGCGTGGGCCGCTGCGGCAGCCTTTTTGCCTACGAACAGTTTGGGATTGAGCCGGACGTTCTGGCGCTGGCCAAGGGGCTGGCCGGCGGCATACCCATCGGCGCTTTCCTGGCTACCGAGAAGGCCTCGGTCTTCGCCAGAGGCGAGCATGGCACCACTTTCGGCGGGAACCCTCTGGCATGCTCAGCGGGGTACGCCGTACTCAATTACATTATCGATAACGATATCCCAGGCCACGCCAAATCGATGGGTGAAGGGCTTCTTAAAGGCTTGGCAAACCTCAAAAAAGACTTTACATTCATTACCGAAGTCAGAGGGCGAGGACTCTTGCTGGCGATGGAGTTCGACTCCGATATTGCTAAAGGAGTGGCTCTCTTATGCCTGGAGCAGGGGCTGCTTGTCAATAATCTTAAACCCAACCTTATAAGGCTGATACCGCCGCTCATAGTCCAGCCTAAAGAAATTGAAAAGGCCCTGACTCTTTTGAGGAAAGCCTTGAAGCAGGCGTCTGCGAACCTTTCATGA
- the argH gene encoding argininosuccinate lyase codes for MSHIRGRFQKDAAEAVVKYTTSLPFDKRMYKQDIRGSIAHARMLAKQGIISAGEGKALADGLKAVESEIESGVFVFKPELEDIHMAVEARLLELAGAVAGKLHTARSRNDQVALDMRLYVRDAIKETQSKVRQFQRSLVEQAEKNQGVLMPGYTHMQPAQPVLLSHHLLAYFEMLERDYERFSDAYKRADVMPLGSGALAGAAYNLDREFVARELGFSRISQNSLDAVSDRDFLIEYIGAASLCMVHISRMAEELVLWSSAEFGFVEMDDSYATASSIMPQKKNPDVAELGRGKAGRVFGHLMGMLTTMKGLPLSYNRDLQEDKEALFDTVDTLVASLEVFAGMVSTLEFKPGNMKRSLGNGYILATDVADYLVKKGLSFREAHGVTGRLVSYAIGCGKPLESLTIEEYKGFSPLFAEDVRSISAARSVASKNVPGGTAPGQVSIQLSHCREILG; via the coding sequence ATGAGCCATATACGCGGGCGCTTCCAGAAAGATGCCGCCGAGGCGGTGGTCAAATATACCACGTCGCTGCCCTTCGATAAGCGCATGTACAAACAGGACATACGCGGCAGCATAGCTCACGCCCGCATGCTGGCCAAACAGGGCATTATTTCAGCTGGAGAGGGCAAGGCGCTGGCGGACGGCCTCAAGGCGGTGGAATCGGAGATAGAGAGCGGCGTGTTCGTCTTCAAGCCTGAGTTGGAAGATATCCATATGGCAGTAGAAGCGCGGTTACTGGAACTCGCAGGTGCTGTCGCCGGCAAGCTGCACACGGCCCGCTCGCGCAATGACCAGGTGGCACTCGACATGCGACTTTATGTCAGGGATGCTATAAAAGAGACTCAGTCTAAAGTTAGACAATTTCAACGCTCGCTGGTGGAACAGGCCGAGAAAAACCAAGGCGTGCTGATGCCGGGTTACACGCACATGCAGCCGGCGCAGCCGGTGTTGCTGTCGCACCATCTTTTGGCCTATTTCGAGATGCTGGAGAGGGATTACGAGCGCTTCTCTGACGCGTATAAGCGCGCCGATGTCATGCCGCTGGGGAGCGGGGCGCTGGCCGGGGCCGCCTATAACCTCGATAGGGAGTTTGTGGCGCGCGAGCTGGGTTTCAGCCGCATAAGTCAGAATAGCCTGGACGCCGTTTCAGACCGTGACTTTCTTATCGAGTACATAGGCGCGGCCAGCCTGTGCATGGTGCATATTTCACGCATGGCCGAGGAGCTGGTCCTGTGGTCTTCGGCGGAGTTTGGTTTTGTGGAAATGGACGACTCCTATGCTACTGCCAGCTCGATTATGCCGCAGAAGAAAAATCCCGATGTGGCCGAACTTGGGCGGGGCAAGGCGGGGCGCGTTTTCGGGCATCTGATGGGGATGTTAACCACCATGAAGGGGCTGCCGCTTTCCTATAACCGCGACCTGCAGGAAGACAAAGAAGCGCTCTTCGATACGGTGGATACGCTGGTTGCCTCGCTGGAAGTCTTTGCCGGCATGGTGAGCACGCTCGAATTCAAGCCGGGCAATATGAAGCGCTCCCTGGGGAATGGTTATATTCTGGCAACCGATGTGGCGGATTACCTGGTGAAAAAGGGGCTGAGTTTCCGGGAAGCCCACGGCGTAACCGGGCGTCTAGTGAGCTACGCCATAGGCTGCGGCAAGCCGCTGGAGAGTTTAACCATCGAAGAGTATAAAGGCTTCAGTCCACTCTTCGCAGAGGATGTGCGGAGCATAAGCGCGGCGCGCTCGGTCGCGTCAAAAAATGTGCCGGGAGGCACGGCTCCCGGCCAGGTGTCAATTCAGTTGTCACATTGCAGAGAGATACTGGGTTAG
- the rpmB gene encoding 50S ribosomal protein L28, giving the protein MKCDICGKSEQFGHNVSHSKRRTNHRWVANIQQAKIVKDGKSVRLTLCTRCLRTQQKLSQTV; this is encoded by the coding sequence ATGAAGTGTGATATCTGCGGAAAATCAGAGCAGTTCGGCCATAACGTCAGCCATTCCAAGCGCCGCACCAACCACCGCTGGGTAGCCAATATACAGCAGGCCAAAATAGTGAAGGATGGAAAATCCGTCAGGCTCACCCTCTGCACGCGCTGCCTGCGCACCCAGCAGAAACTGTCGCAAACAGTATAA
- a CDS encoding peptidylprolyl isomerase, with protein sequence MPINNSDTNATPKTWNMPPAMQIDAAKKYTAALDTSLGSFKIELLASESPKTVNNFVFLARQKFYDGVIFHRIIKTFMIQGGDPTGTGCGGPGYQFADELPVKHSYEVGMVAMANSGSNTNGSQFFICTGADSKFLDRQPNYTQFGRVIEGLDIVQKMAAVPVAYGNGEMSKPQIPPVIKGITISEV encoded by the coding sequence ATGCCTATTAACAATTCCGACACCAACGCCACGCCCAAAACCTGGAACATGCCGCCGGCCATGCAGATCGATGCCGCCAAAAAGTACACCGCCGCGCTCGACACCAGCTTGGGCTCCTTCAAGATCGAGCTTCTGGCAAGCGAGTCGCCGAAGACCGTGAACAACTTCGTGTTTCTGGCGCGGCAAAAATTCTACGACGGCGTTATCTTTCACCGTATCATCAAGACCTTCATGATACAGGGCGGCGACCCCACGGGCACGGGATGCGGAGGGCCTGGATACCAGTTTGCCGACGAGCTTCCGGTGAAACACTCCTATGAGGTAGGTATGGTGGCTATGGCTAATTCGGGCTCCAACACCAACGGCAGCCAGTTTTTCATCTGCACCGGCGCGGACTCCAAATTTCTGGACCGACAGCCGAACTATACCCAATTTGGGAGAGTGATTGAAGGCCTGGATATCGTGCAAAAGATGGCGGCTGTCCCGGTCGCATATGGCAACGGCGAAATGAGCAAACCTCAAATACCGCCGGTTATCAAGGGCATTACCATCAGTGAAGTCTAA
- a CDS encoding DAK2 domain-containing protein: MKQSNAINGPEFRDMFAAATNWLEKNASDIDALNVFPVPDGDTGTNMLLTMRSTVEEAYKVNQPSVSAMAQAMANGALMGARGNSGVILSQIWSGLAQGLGDKETFNGKDLAKALTQASETAYKGLSNPVEGTILTVMKDASKAGQKQAAINGGDVVAVMEAAVVAAAESVASTPTLLPVLKEAGVVDAGGQGLFTLLDGALRYLRGEAELMRFRKPQMVASSIPMTPITVTAPEKVGADEIPFGYCTEFLLKGMELEPEKLKRKLVKRGQSLIVVGDDTTVRVHVHTIDPGSIIHFATTLGTVHSVSIRNMDEQHQDFLEMQKSRAPVADIEIVAVAAGSGLADVFTSLGVASVVPGGQTMNPSTKDILQAVENLRSEKIIILPNNKNIVMTAEKVQALTEKHIHVVPSKTIPQGIAALLAFDYEADFDTNTRIMTEALATIKTVEITRAVRATQLNGLAIKKKQAVGLLDGTIVAVADEPTDVLRSTLTKAGMKKAEVITLYYGDDTTESEAQQVKEEIASKYPNLQVEVVKGGQPHYNFIGSVE, from the coding sequence ATGAAACAGTCCAATGCGATTAACGGGCCTGAATTCCGTGATATGTTTGCCGCCGCAACTAACTGGCTGGAAAAAAACGCTTCCGATATAGATGCTCTCAATGTATTTCCTGTCCCTGACGGAGATACAGGAACGAATATGTTGCTTACAATGCGTTCCACGGTGGAAGAAGCCTATAAAGTAAATCAGCCCAGTGTTTCGGCGATGGCGCAGGCCATGGCCAACGGGGCGCTCATGGGCGCCCGGGGCAACAGCGGCGTGATACTCTCGCAGATATGGAGCGGTCTGGCGCAGGGTTTGGGCGATAAAGAAACATTCAACGGAAAAGACCTGGCCAAAGCCCTGACCCAAGCCTCGGAGACCGCCTATAAGGGATTGAGCAATCCGGTGGAAGGGACCATTCTGACGGTCATGAAGGATGCATCCAAGGCCGGCCAGAAGCAGGCGGCGATAAACGGTGGGGATGTGGTGGCCGTCATGGAAGCCGCTGTCGTTGCCGCCGCCGAATCTGTCGCCAGCACACCGACGCTCCTCCCGGTTCTCAAGGAGGCGGGGGTGGTCGATGCGGGCGGCCAGGGCCTGTTTACGCTGCTCGATGGCGCTTTGCGTTATCTCCGCGGTGAGGCCGAGTTGATGCGTTTCCGCAAACCTCAGATGGTTGCCAGCAGCATTCCCATGACTCCTATCACGGTTACCGCGCCCGAAAAAGTAGGGGCCGATGAAATTCCATTCGGCTACTGCACGGAATTCCTGCTAAAAGGCATGGAACTTGAACCTGAAAAACTCAAGCGCAAACTGGTCAAGCGTGGACAGTCGCTCATCGTCGTCGGTGATGATACTACCGTAAGGGTCCACGTTCATACTATCGATCCGGGAAGCATCATTCATTTCGCAACCACCCTGGGCACGGTGCACAGCGTCAGCATACGCAACATGGATGAGCAGCACCAGGACTTTCTTGAGATGCAAAAGTCCCGCGCTCCGGTGGCTGATATAGAAATAGTGGCGGTGGCTGCCGGCAGCGGACTGGCGGACGTGTTTACCAGTTTGGGCGTGGCATCCGTGGTCCCTGGCGGGCAGACTATGAACCCGAGCACGAAAGATATTCTCCAGGCGGTCGAAAACTTGCGTTCGGAAAAGATAATAATTTTGCCTAACAATAAGAATATAGTGATGACTGCCGAAAAAGTCCAGGCGCTCACTGAGAAGCACATTCACGTGGTGCCTTCAAAGACAATCCCCCAGGGAATAGCTGCACTTCTTGCCTTCGATTATGAAGCTGATTTTGATACCAATACCCGTATTATGACCGAAGCGCTGGCTACGATTAAAACCGTTGAGATAACCCGTGCCGTACGCGCCACTCAGCTCAACGGGCTCGCCATCAAGAAGAAACAGGCAGTAGGATTGCTTGACGGAACGATTGTGGCGGTAGCCGATGAGCCTACCGATGTCCTGCGCAGCACCCTGACCAAAGCCGGAATGAAGAAGGCTGAGGTGATAACCCTCTACTATGGTGACGATACCACGGAAAGCGAAGCCCAGCAGGTTAAAGAAGAAATAGCGTCCAAATATCCCAATTTGCAGGTCGAGGTGGTCAAGGGCGGGCAACCACACTACAACTTTATCGGCTCGGTGGAATAA